From a single Deltaproteobacteria bacterium genomic region:
- a CDS encoding universal stress protein, protein MRGGRARPPLPSTLSAPVPAFSSADAAVGRAHVKRILVATDFSEHAERALEWAAALAKRFGAELELVTSVFVVPLASGPHSLGVPPDYLRNAREQAESQLDAIAARLSREGIRVECTVVHEDPSSGLCARAAETRADLVAIGTRGRSGLSHVLLGSVAERTARLAACPVLSVHAGSPAPRALRKLVVPMDFSAPALAALELARILVEPGGELALVHAIAPVLSAGSPERPLEDPRAEEWARAEFEKLRASGAVASAHLEIRYGAADAVVVDAASELEADAIVMGTRGRSGITRMFLGSVAERVLRRALQPVFVTQPG, encoded by the coding sequence GTGCGGGGCGGGCGCGCTCGACCCCCTCTCCCCTCCACCCTGAGCGCGCCCGTCCCCGCCTTCTCTTCAGCCGATGCTGCCGTCGGGAGAGCACACGTGAAGCGAATCCTGGTTGCGACGGATTTCTCCGAGCACGCCGAGCGCGCGCTCGAATGGGCTGCGGCTCTGGCGAAGCGCTTCGGCGCGGAGCTCGAGCTCGTGACGTCGGTGTTCGTGGTTCCGCTCGCCAGCGGCCCGCACTCGCTCGGAGTGCCGCCGGACTACCTGCGCAACGCCCGCGAGCAGGCTGAGAGCCAGCTCGACGCGATCGCGGCGCGCCTGTCGCGCGAGGGAATCCGCGTCGAGTGCACGGTCGTGCACGAGGATCCGTCGAGCGGACTCTGCGCGCGCGCCGCCGAGACCAGGGCCGACCTGGTCGCGATCGGAACGCGCGGCCGGTCGGGGCTCTCGCACGTGCTGCTCGGCAGCGTCGCGGAGCGGACCGCGCGGCTCGCGGCCTGTCCGGTGCTCAGCGTTCACGCCGGCTCGCCGGCGCCGCGCGCGCTGCGCAAGCTGGTCGTGCCGATGGACTTCTCAGCGCCGGCACTGGCGGCTCTCGAGCTCGCGCGAATTCTCGTCGAGCCGGGCGGTGAGCTGGCGCTGGTGCACGCGATCGCGCCCGTGCTGTCGGCGGGCTCGCCCGAGCGACCGCTCGAGGATCCGCGCGCCGAGGAGTGGGCGCGCGCGGAGTTCGAGAAGCTGCGCGCTTCCGGTGCGGTCGCAAGCGCCCACCTCGAGATCCGCTACGGCGCGGCCGACGCTGTGGTCGTCGATGCCGCCTCCGAGCTCGAAGCGGATGCGATCGTGATGGGCACCCGCGGCCGCAGCGGGATCACGCGGATGTTCCTGGGCAGCGTGGCGGAGCGGGTGCTGCGCCGCGCGCTTCAGCCGGTCTTCGTCACCCAGCCGGGCTGA